A stretch of DNA from Shewanella sediminis HAW-EB3:
CCAAAAACACTCCTGAAAGGCGAGTTTTAGCGCACCTGATGCAGTGTTAACGAGCTTAAACGTAGAATAACTATGTTCTTCACTCGTTGCCTTGCCTCAGAAGCGCTAAATTCTTGCTGAGCGATCACATCTTTATACCGATTGGTATTATACCAATCGGTATTACAAAGCCAATTCGGCCAGTGGTGATGCGGCAATTTCACCGCGCCAACCGCTTAACAACAGCGGAGCATCGCCGATTTTACCGTCCCAGAACCATTGCAGATATTCATGAATATGTCGCTTCGAACCAAGCAACTCAATCGGAACATCATGCTTTTCAGACAGTGCTGTCAGACAATTCTTGATAGTCTTAAATGATGATTTATAACCATTCTTCAACGCCAACACGTCGATCGACTTAGGCGGATTATCAAGATCGGCAGTATCGAGCAGGGCTAACAGATCTCTACCATGTATGCGTTTCTCCTGATCCGTCAGCTCGATCATCTTATTCAGCTCATTCGTATTCTTCGGCTGTTTTTTAGCAAGGCCAATCAAGGCATGATCTTTCACCACAAATCCAACGGCAAGATCCCGTGATAGCGCCTTCTTTAATCGCCATTTAGCCAAAACCTTAAGGTAAGCTAACTGCTGAGAACTCAACTGAAAGGCATTCTTAACTTTCAGATATGCCAGCTCAAGATCTGGCGGAGTTAGCCGCCCTTGCGTCATCCGTTCGCCTTCCTCGAATACCCAATCCAGTCTATCTGTATCTTCTAACTTTTGAATCAGTTGAGGATAGAGCTCATAGAGGTAATAGACATCGTTGGCCGCGTAAGTCAGTTGAGCTTTACTTAATGGACGCTTCATCCAGTCGGTGCGGGACTCCCCCTTATCGAGCGCGATATTCAGTGTCTGTTCGACCAGTTTGGCATAGCCCAGTCCATGACCGAAACCACACAGCGATGCTGCGATCTGACTATCAAACAGACGAATGGGCTGACACTGTCCATTACGGGCGAACACCTCAAGATCTTCACTGCAAGAGTGCAATACCGTGGTAATTTCGGGCTCCGTGAGCAGGCTCCAAAACTCTGACAGGTTGCCAACGGCAATCGGGTCAATCAATGCTAACGTTTTACCATCGTAAGCCTGTATCAAACCAAGTCGGGCATAATAGGTACGTGTTCGTACGAACTCAGTATCCAAGACCAGTAAAGTACTCTGACGATATTGCGATACAAGCTCAGTTAAGCTCGCATCGTCATCTATATATTGAAACGCTAACAAGTTGTTCTCCCGGAAGATGGAATGCTACAAAATAAAAAGCCGGCTGATAGCCGGCTAAGAAAGTGAGATAAACACACATATCATGTGCTTTTGAGGTCGTTAACTAGGTTTAACTTCATCCCTCAACTCTCTACGCAGAATTTTACCTACGTTCGATTTCGGTAGCTCGTCTCTGAATTCTACCAGTTTAGGAACTTTATATCCCGTTAAATGCTCACGACAATGCGCGATGACATCTTGTTCGGTTAAAGATTTATCATTTTGCACCACGAACACTTTCACCGTTTCACCGGATAGCTCATTAGGCACTCCAACGGCGGCAACTTCGACCACTTTTGGATGCATAGCCACAACCTCCTCCACCTCATTAGGGAAGACATTGAAACCTGATACTAAGATCATATCCTTCTTACGGTCGACAATGAAAAAGAAACCATTTTCATCCATATAGCCAATATCGCCCGTTGCCAGATAACCTTGGCTATCGATAACGTTTGCCGTCTCTTCCGGGCGTTGCCAATAGCCTTTCATCACCTGAGGTCCCTTGGCAAAAAGTTCACCGTTCTCCCCCTGAGGCAGGACTTTACCGGCGTCATCACGCACCTGAATATCAGTCATGGCAACCGGAAAGCCGATAGAACCGTTATAACCTTCAAGGTTATAGGGACAACAGGTCACCAGAGGAGCGGCCTCTGTCAGGCCGTAACCTTCGAGTAGTTTGTTCTTAGTGATTCTTTGCCACTTATCGGCCACTGCACGCTGTACAGCCATACCGCCACCAATGGATAACTTGACCTGAGAAAAGTCTAACTCGGCAAACTCCGGCGTATTAACCAAGGCATTAAAGAGGGTATTTACTCCGGTAATTGCCGTATAAGGGTGCTTTTTCAGCTCACTGATGAATGCTGGCAGATCCCTTGGGTTAGTGATAAGTAGGTTGTTGGAGCCTTTATGCATAAACAACAGGCAATTCACGGTTAATGCGAAGATATGGTACAAAGGCAGTGCAGTCACTACGAACTCTTTACCGTCGATCAACAGTGGCGAATATGCAGCGTCCGCCTGTAACAGGTTGCTCACCACATTGCCGTGTGTGAGCATGGCGCCTTTCGATACACCGGTAGTCCCGCCGGTATACTGCAGGAATGAGATATCATCGCTAACCAGTTTAGGTTTAACGTATTGCAGACCTCTGCCTTTCGATAATGCCTTTCGCATCGAGATGGCATGGGGCAAGTCGTATTTTGGTACCATCTTCTTGATGTACTTGACGACAAAGTTTACTAATGTGCGTTTCGGCGCGCTAAGAAGATCACCAAGCCCGGTCAGGATCACGCTCTCGACTGGAGTCTGATCGACGACCTTCTCGAGTGTATGGGCAAAATTAGAGACGACAACAATCGCTTTTGCACCGGAATCGTTCAGTTGGTGCTTCAATTCTCTTGGGGTATAGAGAGGGTTTACATTCACCACAACCATTCCGGCACGTAATATGCCAAACAGCGCGATAGGATATTGTAATAAGTTAGGCATCATGATGGCGACTCTGTCGCCTTTGACTAACTTAAGTTCATTTTGAAGATAGGCGGCAAATGCGCGGCTTCGCTCTTCCAACTTACGATAAGTCAGTGTTGCGCCCATATTTACAAACGCAGGTTGGTCGGCATACTTCGATACTGATTTCTCAAACATATCGACAAGCGAATCATACTGGTTTACATCAATTTCCGATGGTACATCATCAGGTAAGTTATCTATCCAAAGCTGTTCCACAAATCTCTCCTAATATCCCACATGCAGTGGATACAGACCACACTAGTCTGTAAAACGCTTGTAAAACAACAAGCAATAACACTGTCTTTAATTTTTATTTTAAGCTCACCTGATTCATACAGGCGTTTTAATTATGATCATCATCACATAAATAGAGTAAAAAGCCTAGTCTCTTTTTTAATCTGTGTTAGTGACAATTGATGTTAAGTAATCGCTGATAACATGAGCCGTGTTAACGGCATTTCCCATATGTAAATGGTGGTCACCTTCAAGCTCGACACAGGTAAGGTGTTTAAACCACAGTTTTGCTTTCGGCAAAAGCGTATTCAACTCCGAATAACCCCGGTCCGCAGTAATAAGTAAGGTACTGGAACTGTGGCCACTCATCAGTGCATCGACTTGTTCGAATGTCAGCCTGATGGGTGAATCTAATTTTAACCTTGGATCGCTGCGCCAACTGACCCCAATATCATGTTTTTGCATATTTCTATCGACCAGCAAGCGACACCATCTCTCTTCGAGCCCAGTTAACCGCATTCTGGCTTTCACGGCAACCTCGATAGAGTCATAAACTGCCGGGTCATCATCCCGTTTCTTCAAAAAACGGGCATGACTGATAAAGCTATGTCGCAGCCGTTGATTGTTTTTCGATGCAGCCTCAAATAGTGGGCTAATCGCTTCTATCAACACCAGTTTATCTACTCTTTCGGGAAAGGCTGCGGTATAGGCTGACGCAACGATTCCCCCTAGAGAGTGGCCAATAATAGCCGCTGGCACCTGACGCTGCGACAATCTTTCAACCAAGAGCTCAAGATCATAGAGGTAATCAACCCAATGCAGCGGGTATGAACCGGGTCTATGCTCCGATCCGCCATGGCCCGGCCAGTCTATCGCTAAGATTTGATAATCAGAGGATAACTCTTCGGCTAAAGGCGCAAAGCTATTGGCATTATCCAGCCACCCATGGAGGGCCAGTATTAATGGCTTATCGGGCGCCCCCCATCGGCGACCTGAAAGTCGGATATGAGGTAGTTGAAACTCAACCTCATTTTCGGGGGCGCAAGATTGCCACATATAGCCTCTGTT
This window harbors:
- the rnd gene encoding ribonuclease D — encoded protein: MLAFQYIDDDASLTELVSQYRQSTLLVLDTEFVRTRTYYARLGLIQAYDGKTLALIDPIAVGNLSEFWSLLTEPEITTVLHSCSEDLEVFARNGQCQPIRLFDSQIAASLCGFGHGLGYAKLVEQTLNIALDKGESRTDWMKRPLSKAQLTYAANDVYYLYELYPQLIQKLEDTDRLDWVFEEGERMTQGRLTPPDLELAYLKVKNAFQLSSQQLAYLKVLAKWRLKKALSRDLAVGFVVKDHALIGLAKKQPKNTNELNKMIELTDQEKRIHGRDLLALLDTADLDNPPKSIDVLALKNGYKSSFKTIKNCLTALSEKHDVPIELLGSKRHIHEYLQWFWDGKIGDAPLLLSGWRGEIAASPLAELAL
- the fadD gene encoding long-chain-fatty-acid--CoA ligase FadD encodes the protein MEQLWIDNLPDDVPSEIDVNQYDSLVDMFEKSVSKYADQPAFVNMGATLTYRKLEERSRAFAAYLQNELKLVKGDRVAIMMPNLLQYPIALFGILRAGMVVVNVNPLYTPRELKHQLNDSGAKAIVVVSNFAHTLEKVVDQTPVESVILTGLGDLLSAPKRTLVNFVVKYIKKMVPKYDLPHAISMRKALSKGRGLQYVKPKLVSDDISFLQYTGGTTGVSKGAMLTHGNVVSNLLQADAAYSPLLIDGKEFVVTALPLYHIFALTVNCLLFMHKGSNNLLITNPRDLPAFISELKKHPYTAITGVNTLFNALVNTPEFAELDFSQVKLSIGGGMAVQRAVADKWQRITKNKLLEGYGLTEAAPLVTCCPYNLEGYNGSIGFPVAMTDIQVRDDAGKVLPQGENGELFAKGPQVMKGYWQRPEETANVIDSQGYLATGDIGYMDENGFFFIVDRKKDMILVSGFNVFPNEVEEVVAMHPKVVEVAAVGVPNELSGETVKVFVVQNDKSLTEQDVIAHCREHLTGYKVPKLVEFRDELPKSNVGKILRRELRDEVKPS
- a CDS encoding alpha/beta fold hydrolase, coding for MWQSCAPENEVEFQLPHIRLSGRRWGAPDKPLILALHGWLDNANSFAPLAEELSSDYQILAIDWPGHGGSEHRPGSYPLHWVDYLYDLELLVERLSQRQVPAAIIGHSLGGIVASAYTAAFPERVDKLVLIEAISPLFEAASKNNQRLRHSFISHARFLKKRDDDPAVYDSIEVAVKARMRLTGLEERWCRLLVDRNMQKHDIGVSWRSDPRLKLDSPIRLTFEQVDALMSGHSSSTLLITADRGYSELNTLLPKAKLWFKHLTCVELEGDHHLHMGNAVNTAHVISDYLTSIVTNTD